In one window of Patescibacteria group bacterium DNA:
- the radC gene encoding DNA repair protein RadC: MKIKELPKVDRPREKLVLKGVQNLKDEELLAILLRTGREGKNVIQTARQILNKHSKKRLLGLSYGDLIKVKGLGPAKACTILAASELVKRSLKIGEETLPTIHSVKDIIAQCSYLRDKTREHLVALYLNARNEMVHKKHLFVGTLNANLVHPREIFEHALIGNAASVILVHNHPSGNPEPSEVDLKITKRIIEAGKIMGIDVLDHIIIAKNKVFSFKEKKLI; this comes from the coding sequence ATGAAAATAAAAGAATTACCAAAAGTTGACCGACCGAGAGAAAAATTAGTTTTAAAAGGCGTCCAAAATCTAAAAGATGAGGAGCTTTTAGCGATTTTACTTCGAACTGGTCGAGAAGGAAAAAACGTAATTCAAACGGCAAGACAAATTTTAAACAAACATTCTAAAAAGAGATTATTGGGACTAAGTTATGGGGATTTGATTAAAGTTAAGGGCTTGGGTCCGGCAAAAGCTTGTACAATATTAGCGGCTTCGGAATTAGTTAAAAGAAGTTTAAAAATAGGCGAGGAAACCCTGCCTACGATTCATTCAGTAAAAGATATAATTGCCCAATGTAGTTATTTGCGAGACAAGACCCGTGAACATTTAGTTGCTCTTTATCTCAATGCACGTAACGAAATGGTTCATAAGAAACATCTTTTTGTTGGAACTTTAAATGCAAATTTAGTCCATCCTCGAGAAATCTTTGAACACGCTCTTATTGGTAATGCAGCCTCTGTTATTTTGGTTCACAATCATCCATCTGGAAATCCTGAACCCTCTGAAGTTGATTTAAAGATTACTAAAAGAATCATTGAGGCTGGCAAAATAATGGGAATAGATGTTCTAGATCATATTATTATTGCTAAAAACAAAGTGTTTAGTTTCAAAGAGAAAAAATTGATTTAG
- a CDS encoding type II toxin-antitoxin system HigB family toxin, with translation MMVTTLGVIKLINTMELIGKKILSDFKRRYNDVSSQVDSWQAEVEAADWETPHDVKRRYASASFPGRGQAIFNLKGNQYRLLVIINFKNKIILIKKAGTHQEYMNWQLT, from the coding sequence ATGATGGTAACAACCTTAGGGGTAATTAAATTAATTAATACAATGGAACTCATAGGGAAAAAAATACTTTCTGATTTTAAAAGGCGTTATAATGATGTTTCTTCACAGGTTGATTCTTGGCAGGCTGAAGTAGAAGCAGCAGACTGGGAGACACCACATGATGTTAAGAGGCGGTATGCTAGTGCAAGTTTCCCAGGAAGGGGCCAAGCTATTTTTAATTTAAAGGGAAATCAATATCGATTACTTGTGATAATAAATTTTAAGAACAAGATTATTTTAATAAAAAAGGCCGGCACTCATCAAGAGTATATGAATTGGCAATTAACATAA